A stretch of Henckelia pumila isolate YLH828 chromosome 4, ASM3356847v2, whole genome shotgun sequence DNA encodes these proteins:
- the LOC140863168 gene encoding transcription factor GTE6 isoform X2 yields the protein MKFVWKLMSLNTKQSNTPRGNSIGKEKDREKSLVNFKKRQQDVANREAAAAKRMQDLMRQLGTIIRQITQHKWAGPFMQPVDVEGLGLHDYYKVIEKPMDFSTIKSKMEAKDGTGYKNVRELSADVRLIFKNAIKYNEERDDVHVMALTLLDKFETKWLQLLPKVDEEEKRLKDEEADMQLDIQLAQEAAHAKMARDLSFELDEFDMHLEELRDTVLQKCRKMSTEEKKRLGTAIARLSPEDINKALEIVAQNDPNFQAIGETVEVDINAQSELTLWRLKLFVKDRLQTQPKSSPSTGVKNEIKNENNQNNNNNNKRKREICCALARSSSQKRSKKPPN from the exons ATGAAATTTGTGTGGAAGTTGATGAG TTTAAATACCAAGCAGTCGAACACGCCAAGAGGGAACTCCATTGGGAAGGAAAAAGATAGAGAGAAGTCGTTAGTGAATTTCAAGAAGAGGCAACAAGATGTAGCTAATAGGGAAGCAGCTGCCGCGAAGAGAATGCAAGATCTCATGCGGCAGTTAGGAACTATAATCCGCCAG ATAACTCAGCATAAATGGGCAGGACCGTTTATGCAGCCTGTGGATGTTGAAGGTCTTGGTCTACACGACTACTACAAG GTCATTGAGAAGCCAATGGACTTTAGTACTATCAAAAGTAAAATGGAGGCCAAGGATGGCACTGGATATAAAAATGTTCGAGAGCTAAGTGCAGATGTAAGGTTGATATTTAAGAATGCAATTAAATATAACGAGGAAAGGGATGATGTCCATGTCATGGCATTAACTTTGTTGGACAAGTTTGAGACTAAGTGGCTGCAACTTTTGCCAAAGGTTGATGAAGAG GAAAAAAGGCTAAAAGATGAAGAAGCTGATATGCAACTGGATATCCAGCTTGCCCAAGAGGCTGCACATGCCAAAATGGCTAGAGATTTAAGTTTCGAG CTGGATGAGTTTGACATGCATCTGGAAGAACTCAGAGACACGGTACTACAGAAGTGTAG AAAGATGTCAacagaagagaagaaaagattAGGGACTGCTATTGCCCGATTATCTCCTGAGGACATCAACAAGGCTCTCGAAATTGTTGCCCAGAACGATCCCAACTTTCAAGCGATTGGGGAAACTGTGGAAGTTGACATTAACGCTCAG AGTGAATTGACGTTGTGGAGGTTGAAGTTGTTTGTGAAAGATAGGCTACAAACACAACCAAAGAGTTCACCAAGCACTGGAGTGAAAAATGAGATAAAAAATGAGAATAATcagaacaacaacaacaacaacaagagaAAACGCGAGATTTGTTGCGCACTTGCCAGGAGTAGTTCCCAGAAAAGGAGCAAAAAACCCCCCAACTGA
- the LOC140867109 gene encoding uncharacterized protein, producing the protein MSYNYHARRLVSPGASRKRKEMDGSTSLKPLVQQTAEQKPLPSNRLLAGYMAHEFLTKGTLLGEKFDPARAEAVPLSKNKQVAPNRAEPATEAEARGQTKPHGYAEVASLLKSDGVHIPGIVNPTQLGRWIQM; encoded by the coding sequence ATGAGCTACAACTACCACGCGCGGAGACTCGTGTCGCCTGGCGCGTCACGAAAGCGGAAAGAGATGGACGGTTCCACGTCCCTGAAACCGTTGGTCCAACAAACGGCCGAGCAGAAGCCTCTCCCTTCGAACCGGCTCTTGGCCGGCTACATGGCCCACGAGTTCCTGACCAAGGGGACCCTGCTCGGGGAGAAGTTCGATCCGGCCCGAGCCGAGGCTGTTCCATTGAGCAAGAACAAGCAGGTGGCTCCGAACCGGGCCGAGCCGGCGACCGAAGCCGAGGCTAGAGGACAAACGAAGCCGCATGGGTATGCTGAGGTGGCGAGCTTGCTGAAGAGCGATGGGGTCCACATCCCTGGAATAGTGAATCCCACGCAATTAGGGCGGTGGATTCAGATGTAG
- the LOC140863168 gene encoding transcription factor GTE1 isoform X3, translating into MDAEHGVVHETLAGGSLANIEVESLNRRVDEICVEVDEITQHKWAGPFMQPVDVEGLGLHDYYKVIEKPMDFSTIKSKMEAKDGTGYKNVRELSADVRLIFKNAIKYNEERDDVHVMALTLLDKFETKWLQLLPKVDEEEKRLKDEEADMQLDIQLAQEAAHAKMARDLSFELDEFDMHLEELRDTVLQKCRKMSTEEKKRLGTAIARLSPEDINKALEIVAQNDPNFQAIGETVEVDINAQSELTLWRLKLFVKDRLQTQPKSSPSTGVKNEIKNENNQNNNNNNKRKREICCALARSSSQKRSKKPPN; encoded by the exons ATGGACGCAGAGCATGGGGTTGTTCATGAAACCCTTGCCGGTGGTTCACTAGCAAATATAGAAGTTGAGAGCTTAAATCGACGTGTGGATGAAATTTGTGTGGAAGTTGATGAG ATAACTCAGCATAAATGGGCAGGACCGTTTATGCAGCCTGTGGATGTTGAAGGTCTTGGTCTACACGACTACTACAAG GTCATTGAGAAGCCAATGGACTTTAGTACTATCAAAAGTAAAATGGAGGCCAAGGATGGCACTGGATATAAAAATGTTCGAGAGCTAAGTGCAGATGTAAGGTTGATATTTAAGAATGCAATTAAATATAACGAGGAAAGGGATGATGTCCATGTCATGGCATTAACTTTGTTGGACAAGTTTGAGACTAAGTGGCTGCAACTTTTGCCAAAGGTTGATGAAGAG GAAAAAAGGCTAAAAGATGAAGAAGCTGATATGCAACTGGATATCCAGCTTGCCCAAGAGGCTGCACATGCCAAAATGGCTAGAGATTTAAGTTTCGAG CTGGATGAGTTTGACATGCATCTGGAAGAACTCAGAGACACGGTACTACAGAAGTGTAG AAAGATGTCAacagaagagaagaaaagattAGGGACTGCTATTGCCCGATTATCTCCTGAGGACATCAACAAGGCTCTCGAAATTGTTGCCCAGAACGATCCCAACTTTCAAGCGATTGGGGAAACTGTGGAAGTTGACATTAACGCTCAG AGTGAATTGACGTTGTGGAGGTTGAAGTTGTTTGTGAAAGATAGGCTACAAACACAACCAAAGAGTTCACCAAGCACTGGAGTGAAAAATGAGATAAAAAATGAGAATAATcagaacaacaacaacaacaacaagagaAAACGCGAGATTTGTTGCGCACTTGCCAGGAGTAGTTCCCAGAAAAGGAGCAAAAAACCCCCCAACTGA
- the LOC140863168 gene encoding transcription factor GTE6 isoform X1, with product MDAEHGVVHETLAGGSLANIEVESLNRRVDEICVEVDELEQKLNDVERFYSSLNTKQSNTPRGNSIGKEKDREKSLVNFKKRQQDVANREAAAAKRMQDLMRQLGTIIRQITQHKWAGPFMQPVDVEGLGLHDYYKVIEKPMDFSTIKSKMEAKDGTGYKNVRELSADVRLIFKNAIKYNEERDDVHVMALTLLDKFETKWLQLLPKVDEEEKRLKDEEADMQLDIQLAQEAAHAKMARDLSFELDEFDMHLEELRDTVLQKCRKMSTEEKKRLGTAIARLSPEDINKALEIVAQNDPNFQAIGETVEVDINAQSELTLWRLKLFVKDRLQTQPKSSPSTGVKNEIKNENNQNNNNNNKRKREICCALARSSSQKRSKKPPN from the exons ATGGACGCAGAGCATGGGGTTGTTCATGAAACCCTTGCCGGTGGTTCACTAGCAAATATAGAAGTTGAGAGCTTAAATCGACGTGTGGATGAAATTTGTGTGGAAGTTGATGAG CTAGAGCAAAAACTGAATGACGTCGAACGATTTTACTCTAGTTTAAATACCAAGCAGTCGAACACGCCAAGAGGGAACTCCATTGGGAAGGAAAAAGATAGAGAGAAGTCGTTAGTGAATTTCAAGAAGAGGCAACAAGATGTAGCTAATAGGGAAGCAGCTGCCGCGAAGAGAATGCAAGATCTCATGCGGCAGTTAGGAACTATAATCCGCCAG ATAACTCAGCATAAATGGGCAGGACCGTTTATGCAGCCTGTGGATGTTGAAGGTCTTGGTCTACACGACTACTACAAG GTCATTGAGAAGCCAATGGACTTTAGTACTATCAAAAGTAAAATGGAGGCCAAGGATGGCACTGGATATAAAAATGTTCGAGAGCTAAGTGCAGATGTAAGGTTGATATTTAAGAATGCAATTAAATATAACGAGGAAAGGGATGATGTCCATGTCATGGCATTAACTTTGTTGGACAAGTTTGAGACTAAGTGGCTGCAACTTTTGCCAAAGGTTGATGAAGAG GAAAAAAGGCTAAAAGATGAAGAAGCTGATATGCAACTGGATATCCAGCTTGCCCAAGAGGCTGCACATGCCAAAATGGCTAGAGATTTAAGTTTCGAG CTGGATGAGTTTGACATGCATCTGGAAGAACTCAGAGACACGGTACTACAGAAGTGTAG AAAGATGTCAacagaagagaagaaaagattAGGGACTGCTATTGCCCGATTATCTCCTGAGGACATCAACAAGGCTCTCGAAATTGTTGCCCAGAACGATCCCAACTTTCAAGCGATTGGGGAAACTGTGGAAGTTGACATTAACGCTCAG AGTGAATTGACGTTGTGGAGGTTGAAGTTGTTTGTGAAAGATAGGCTACAAACACAACCAAAGAGTTCACCAAGCACTGGAGTGAAAAATGAGATAAAAAATGAGAATAATcagaacaacaacaacaacaacaagagaAAACGCGAGATTTGTTGCGCACTTGCCAGGAGTAGTTCCCAGAAAAGGAGCAAAAAACCCCCCAACTGA